TGAAAATATATGCCATGCCCATTTCTTTCTGCAGATCCATCAAAAGATTCAATACCTGTGCCTGAACAGATACGTCCAATGCAGATACCGGCTCATCACATACCATCAGCTTTGGTCCAAGAACAATTGCTCTGGCAATACCGATTCTCTGACGCTGACCTCCTGAAAATTCATGCGGATAGCGGTTCACGTATCGCGTATTCAGACCTACACGTTCCATAGTCTTCAGCACTCGCTCCATACGCTCTTTTGTAGGAAGTTTCAACTGGATATCCAGTGGCTCTCCAATAATATCACCGATTGTCATTCTAGGATCCAATGATGCATACGGATCCTGGAAAATAATCTGTAAATCGCTACGTGATTTTGCAAGCTCTGAACTTTTCAGTGCTGTATAATCTTTTCCCTCAAACAGCACCTGTCCGTTGGTAGGTTCCAGCAAACGTAAGACAGAACGGCCCATGGTAGATTTACCACAACCAGACTCTCCTACTACTCCCAGCGTTTCCCCTGCATTCAAGGTAAAACTGACGCCGTCTACTGCCTTGATAAATACCTTTTCCTTGGAAAACGGTGAACTTTTCGCAGGAAACCATTTTTTCAGATCTTTTACCTCTAACAAAGGTGTTTTATTTTCTTCACTCATTAGGCTTCCTCCCATTCCTTAGAATATTTAAAGCAGCGAACCTTATGTCCATTCACATCCATCAGCTCTGGCATACGCTCACGGCAGATATCCTTTGCCTCTGAACAACGCGGACAAAATGCACAACCCTTAGGCATCTGGTCAAAGCTTGGAACCATTCCTTTGATTACATCCAGACGAGTATGATCCTCATCTGTTAATTTTGGAATACAGTTCATAAGACCGCTTGTGTATGGATGCTTCGGAGATTCAAATATATCATCAGCAGAACCATACTCTACTACTTTTCCGGCATACATAACCATTACATCATCTGCCACCTCTGCAATAACACCCAGATCATGAGTGATCATCA
The sequence above is drawn from the Dorea formicigenerans genome and encodes:
- a CDS encoding ABC transporter ATP-binding protein; amino-acid sequence: MSEENKTPLLEVKDLKKWFPAKSSPFSKEKVFIKAVDGVSFTLNAGETLGVVGESGCGKSTMGRSVLRLLEPTNGQVLFEGKDYTALKSSELAKSRSDLQIIFQDPYASLDPRMTIGDIIGEPLDIQLKLPTKERMERVLKTMERVGLNTRYVNRYPHEFSGGQRQRIGIARAIVLGPKLMVCDEPVSALDVSVQAQVLNLLMDLQKEMGMAYIFISHDLSVIKHISDRIMVMYLGHVVELADKDDLYKRTMHPYTTALLSAIPVPDRKHKKEKIVLEGDLPSPANPPSGCVFHTRCYKAQEICKTQVPELRDCGNGHCCACHFPENQPE